Proteins co-encoded in one Thermomicrobiales bacterium genomic window:
- a CDS encoding cysteine dioxygenase family protein: MCDFSNITDDTPFGYIVDTPEIRGLIDETHRLMAAVESDAERVKALEPAFSRLLASDGWLPDAFASPDETSGMGGGIGQYALYRAEDGSLALFSLVVPAGATTPVHDHQAWGLIGLYRGRQGETVYKRLDDGADPDRADLEVVVDQEVETGEFFALLPPDGDIHKVTTISAEPSVSIHLLANDTGCVWRRRFEPETGVVAAFRSGYSNGDCPEEEAAD, encoded by the coding sequence ATGTGCGACTTCAGCAATATCACTGACGACACGCCGTTTGGCTACATCGTCGACACGCCCGAGATACGCGGACTGATCGATGAGACGCATCGGCTGATGGCCGCGGTCGAAAGCGACGCCGAGCGTGTCAAGGCGCTCGAGCCGGCCTTCTCGCGGCTGCTGGCGTCCGACGGCTGGCTGCCCGACGCGTTCGCCAGCCCGGACGAGACCAGCGGCATGGGCGGGGGGATCGGTCAGTACGCGCTCTATCGAGCTGAGGACGGCTCGCTGGCGCTGTTCTCCCTCGTCGTCCCCGCTGGCGCGACGACCCCCGTCCACGACCACCAGGCATGGGGGCTGATCGGCCTCTACCGTGGCCGGCAGGGCGAGACGGTTTACAAGCGCCTGGATGACGGCGCCGACCCCGATCGAGCCGACCTTGAGGTCGTCGTCGATCAGGAGGTCGAGACCGGCGAGTTCTTCGCGCTCCTGCCGCCAGATGGCGACATCCACAAGGTGACGACGATCTCGGCCGAGCCGTCAGTCTCGATTCACCTGCTGGCCAACGACACCGGCTGCGTCTGGCGGCGTCGCTTCGAGCCGGAGACCGGCGTCGTCGCCGCGTTCCGCTCCGGGTATTCGAACGGCGATTGTCCCGAGGAGGAGGCCGCCGACTAG
- a CDS encoding RIO1 family regulatory kinase/ATPase, translating into MSIETSNPVGENRAPELASFLDEQFISEVLRALKSGKEATAWVCRGGSASGHDLVVAKVYRPIVERGFKNDAVYQEGRWSDDRRIRRAFEQKSRAGRAAQFGSWIAHEFSTLHLLSAAGADVPRPIIRNEQAILMEYIGDEEGPAPLLQHVRLDRATAEAVFARLLDNVALFLSRDRVHGDLSPYNILYWQGRATIIDLPQAVDPNLNRNAETLLARDVANLCSWARRNGIHADAARISGALWMQYRFGR; encoded by the coding sequence GTGTCGATCGAGACATCCAATCCGGTCGGGGAAAACCGCGCCCCCGAGCTTGCGTCGTTCCTGGATGAACAGTTCATCAGCGAGGTGCTCCGAGCGCTGAAGAGCGGCAAGGAGGCGACCGCCTGGGTCTGCCGGGGTGGCTCGGCGAGCGGGCATGATCTGGTCGTGGCCAAGGTTTACCGGCCGATTGTCGAACGTGGCTTCAAGAACGACGCCGTCTATCAGGAGGGACGCTGGTCCGATGACAGGCGCATCCGAAGGGCGTTCGAGCAGAAGTCGCGGGCCGGCCGCGCGGCGCAGTTCGGCTCATGGATAGCTCACGAGTTCTCCACACTCCACCTGCTTTCCGCTGCCGGGGCCGACGTGCCGCGGCCGATCATCCGGAATGAGCAGGCAATTCTGATGGAGTACATCGGCGACGAAGAAGGGCCGGCCCCGCTGCTTCAGCACGTCCGGCTCGACCGGGCTACGGCCGAGGCAGTCTTCGCGCGCCTGCTCGACAACGTTGCCCTGTTTCTCTCCCGCGACCGCGTGCACGGCGATCTCTCGCCGTACAACATCCTCTATTGGCAGGGTCGGGCAACGATCATCGACCTGCCGCAGGCCGTCGACCCGAACCTCAATCGTAATGCCGAGACACTGTTGGCCCGCGATGTCGCCAATCTCTGCTCCTGGGCGCGCCGCAACGGCATCCATGCCGACGCGGCCCGGATCAGTGGCGCCCTGTGGATGCAGTATCGGTTCGGGAGATGA
- a CDS encoding amidohydrolase family protein, with translation MSLLVFHEARVFDGEQMLAGPRSVVVRDGRIERVVEPGELSEGLLAEARASGSLIQQPGATLLPGLIDLHLHLIWDGSDDPVRSLALETPEQTLLKGVGFAATTLRAGITTVRDLGSVHDQAIRLAEAAERGWIPGPRIIASGRSIVMTGGHDPFWGLAVDGPAEALKAVRTQLFAGARVIKVSATGGVYGRPSGESVDDVELLPDELRAIAEQAHRRGVKVSAHAIGQQGIQNSIDAGIDTIEHGHFLTPEQARAMAERGMALIPTLYVYQCLAESPNIPAYARAKAREVIDRHQQAFTDARAAGVLIGAGSDAGSPETPHPALIEEIEALVNGGLTRAEALRAATADAARILDLGDEIGHVRPGYRADLVLVDGDPTSDLTALRRVRRVAQGGILRA, from the coding sequence ATGAGCCTGCTGGTGTTTCATGAGGCGCGGGTGTTTGACGGCGAGCAGATGCTGGCGGGACCGCGCAGCGTTGTCGTCCGCGACGGGCGGATCGAGCGCGTAGTCGAGCCGGGTGAGTTGTCCGAAGGGCTGCTTGCCGAGGCGCGCGCGAGCGGCAGCCTGATCCAGCAGCCGGGCGCGACACTGCTGCCGGGACTGATCGACCTCCACCTCCACCTGATCTGGGACGGCAGCGACGACCCCGTCCGCTCGCTGGCGCTGGAGACGCCCGAGCAGACGTTGCTGAAGGGGGTTGGCTTCGCCGCCACGACGCTGCGGGCCGGCATCACGACCGTCCGCGATCTCGGATCGGTCCACGATCAGGCGATCCGGCTGGCCGAGGCGGCCGAGCGCGGCTGGATTCCCGGCCCGCGGATCATCGCCTCTGGCCGCTCGATAGTCATGACAGGCGGCCACGATCCGTTCTGGGGGCTGGCAGTCGATGGGCCGGCCGAGGCGCTGAAGGCGGTCCGGACCCAGCTCTTCGCCGGGGCGCGCGTCATCAAGGTCTCGGCAACCGGCGGGGTCTACGGCCGGCCGAGCGGGGAATCAGTCGACGATGTCGAGCTGCTGCCGGACGAGCTGCGAGCGATCGCCGAGCAGGCGCACCGCCGCGGAGTGAAGGTCTCGGCTCACGCGATCGGGCAGCAGGGTATCCAGAACAGCATCGACGCCGGAATCGACACAATCGAGCACGGTCACTTCCTGACGCCCGAGCAGGCGCGGGCGATGGCTGAGCGCGGCATGGCGCTGATCCCGACGCTCTACGTCTACCAGTGCCTGGCCGAGAGCCCGAACATCCCGGCCTACGCCCGAGCGAAGGCGCGCGAGGTGATCGACCGCCACCAGCAGGCGTTCACGGATGCCCGCGCCGCGGGTGTCCTGATCGGCGCTGGCTCCGACGCGGGCTCGCCAGAGACGCCGCACCCGGCGCTGATCGAGGAGATCGAGGCGCTGGTCAATGGCGGGCTGACCCGCGCCGAAGCACTGCGGGCGGCGACGGCCGATGCCGCCCGCATCCTGGATCTCGGCGACGAGATCGGCCACGTCCGGCCCGGCTACCGCGCCGACCTCGTGCTGGTGGACGGCGACCCGACGAGCGACCTCACCGCGTTGCGCCGGGTCCGGCGCGTCGCGCAGGGTGGGATTCTGCGTGCCTGA
- a CDS encoding DinB family protein, with protein MDLLDRMLGYDRWATRRLLEQSRGLTDEQLDRQFDIGLGTLRDTFDHMIHVIDHWTAMMDGRPAPPERTGRPSIDELIERNERNSATFADVARRMRDENRLDETFIDHYAYPQSIGATILQIITHDVQHRSEARHILQRLGVSDLWDGDPQEWEHATGITAPMPE; from the coding sequence ATGGATCTTCTCGACCGCATGCTGGGATACGATCGCTGGGCAACACGGCGGCTTCTGGAGCAAAGTCGGGGGCTGACCGACGAGCAGCTCGACCGGCAGTTCGACATCGGCCTGGGCACGCTGCGCGACACCTTCGACCACATGATCCACGTCATCGACCACTGGACCGCGATGATGGACGGGCGGCCGGCCCCGCCGGAACGCACGGGGCGCCCTTCGATCGACGAGCTGATCGAGCGCAACGAGCGAAACTCGGCGACGTTTGCCGACGTTGCCCGGCGGATGCGGGATGAGAACCGTCTGGACGAGACGTTCATCGACCACTACGCCTACCCGCAGTCGATCGGCGCGACGATTCTCCAGATCATTACGCACGATGTCCAGCACCGCAGCGAGGCGCGGCACATCCTCCAACGGCTCGGCGTGTCCGACCTGTGGGACGGTGATCCCCAGGAGTGGGAGCACGCAACCGGGATCACCGCACCCATGCCGGAGTAG
- a CDS encoding winged helix DNA-binding domain-containing protein — MNISVRGLNRAALGRQLLLCRETLDITEAVRQIVALQAQEPASPYLALWNRLAGFDPVELDTAFTSGALVKSNAVRMTLHANHIDDYPTFREATEPTIQAARLRDRRFLASGLSLEGANELVPELLEQARDPRSAEELRAWLDDRLGAGAHPGAWWALRQYAPLLRAPTGETWSFGSQMAFVAPPFRPVLGDQTAAESLQTLVLRYLAGFGPATVADVAQFAMIQRSRIRLTLRALDGDVVRLTGPAGEELFDIPGRPLPDPDTPAPPRLLGMWDNLLLAYAVRDRVIPPQYRKHVIRVNGDSLPTLLVDGFVAGVWRAIDGGIEATAFHPLPQDVWDELAAEARSLSRLLAGRDPLIYRRYQHWWDKLPAGETRLLTGS; from the coding sequence ATGAACATCAGCGTGCGTGGCCTCAACCGCGCCGCGCTCGGTCGGCAACTGCTGCTCTGCCGCGAAACGCTCGACATAACCGAAGCAGTGCGGCAGATCGTTGCGCTCCAGGCGCAGGAGCCGGCCTCGCCGTACCTGGCGCTCTGGAACCGGCTCGCGGGGTTCGACCCGGTCGAGCTCGACACGGCGTTCACTAGCGGCGCGCTCGTGAAATCCAACGCGGTCCGGATGACGCTGCACGCCAACCACATTGATGACTACCCGACCTTCCGCGAGGCGACCGAGCCGACGATCCAGGCCGCGAGGTTGCGCGACCGGCGGTTCCTCGCCAGCGGCCTCTCGCTGGAGGGCGCCAACGAGTTGGTCCCGGAGCTACTGGAGCAGGCCCGCGATCCGCGCTCGGCTGAGGAACTGCGCGCCTGGCTGGACGACCGTTTGGGCGCGGGGGCGCATCCCGGCGCGTGGTGGGCGCTGCGACAGTACGCGCCGCTGCTGCGCGCGCCGACCGGTGAGACCTGGTCGTTCGGATCACAGATGGCGTTCGTCGCCCCGCCGTTCAGACCGGTGCTGGGCGACCAGACGGCGGCGGAGTCTCTACAGACACTGGTCTTGCGCTATCTGGCCGGGTTCGGGCCGGCGACGGTAGCGGACGTGGCGCAGTTCGCGATGATCCAGCGCAGCCGGATTCGGTTGACGCTGCGTGCGCTGGACGGCGATGTCGTCCGACTGACCGGTCCAGCCGGGGAGGAGTTGTTCGACATCCCGGGCAGGCCGCTCCCCGACCCGGATACCCCAGCGCCGCCACGACTGCTGGGTATGTGGGACAACCTGCTCCTGGCCTATGCCGTCCGCGACCGCGTCATCCCGCCCCAGTACCGCAAGCATGTCATTCGGGTGAATGGCGACTCACTGCCAACGTTGCTGGTGGACGGCTTCGTTGCCGGTGTCTGGCGCGCGATTGACGGCGGCATCGAGGCAACCGCGTTCCACCCGCTGCCGCAAGATGTTTGGGACGAACTCGCCGCCGAGGCCCGTTCGCTATCTCGCCTGCTGGCCGGGCGCGATCCACTCATCTACCGCCGCTACCAGCACTGGTGGGACAAGCTGCCGGCCGGCGAAACCCGGCTATTGACCGGCAGCTGA
- a CDS encoding amidase, translated as MADDLWRLDAVALARLIQTGSISAREAVTSHLERLDVVNPQLNAVVPPFLHEQALSDADAADRARQAGEPLGLLHGLPITTKINTDQVGLPTDSGVPALKDLIASEDSAQVANLRRAGAVIIGRTNAPAFSMRAMTDNALHGLTLNPWNPAMTCGGSSGGAGSSIAAGVGVIAQGNDIGGSVRWPAYCNGVVGLRPSLGRVAAFNPSATAPRRMSSQIMSVQGPLTRSVRDARLALEAMAAPDYRDTWWVPAPLTGEPLPHPSRVALVTEVEGVVIAPEVVAAVRQAGSYLGAAGYRVEEITPPDLSRVSDLWHPIGLPDLNLSLRPFLAESGDPGIATFIESWIALMGIADQPTYLNALAERDTLLRAWNEFLDTYPLIVMPSSTQVALPVGLDIRGEDSAPLMLDALRFQLTLPVLGLPGLAVPTTPVNGLPMGVQIVSRRFREDLCLDAGEVIEAHAGQLTPIEPRGSAAGQ; from the coding sequence ATGGCGGATGATCTCTGGCGGCTCGATGCGGTGGCGCTTGCGAGATTGATTCAGACGGGCAGTATCTCCGCCCGCGAGGCGGTGACATCGCACCTCGAACGACTCGACGTGGTGAATCCCCAGCTCAACGCCGTCGTCCCGCCGTTTCTGCACGAACAGGCGCTCTCCGACGCGGATGCCGCCGACCGCGCTCGACAGGCTGGTGAGCCGCTCGGCCTGCTCCATGGGCTGCCGATCACGACAAAGATCAACACCGACCAGGTCGGCCTGCCGACCGACAGCGGCGTGCCCGCGCTCAAGGACCTCATCGCCTCCGAAGACAGTGCCCAGGTGGCCAACCTGCGCCGCGCCGGGGCGGTCATCATCGGTCGCACCAACGCGCCCGCGTTCTCGATGCGCGCGATGACCGACAACGCGCTGCACGGCCTGACGCTCAATCCGTGGAATCCAGCCATGACCTGTGGTGGATCCAGTGGCGGCGCTGGATCATCGATCGCCGCCGGCGTCGGCGTCATCGCACAGGGCAACGACATCGGCGGCTCGGTGCGCTGGCCGGCCTACTGCAACGGCGTCGTCGGCCTCCGTCCCAGCCTCGGCCGGGTTGCCGCGTTCAACCCGAGCGCCACCGCGCCGCGGCGGATGAGCTCCCAGATAATGTCCGTTCAGGGCCCGCTGACGCGCAGTGTGCGCGATGCCCGGCTAGCGTTGGAGGCAATGGCAGCGCCCGATTATCGCGATACCTGGTGGGTTCCCGCCCCACTGACTGGCGAGCCACTGCCTCACCCAAGCCGAGTCGCGCTGGTGACAGAGGTCGAGGGCGTCGTCATCGCCCCGGAAGTCGTCGCAGCCGTCCGTCAGGCTGGCAGCTACCTGGGCGCCGCGGGTTATCGGGTCGAGGAGATCACTCCGCCCGACCTTTCGCGCGTGTCGGATCTCTGGCATCCGATCGGCTTGCCGGACCTGAACCTGTCGCTGCGTCCGTTCCTTGCTGAGAGTGGCGACCCGGGTATTGCCACGTTCATTGAGTCGTGGATCGCGCTGATGGGCATCGCCGACCAGCCAACCTATCTCAACGCGCTCGCCGAGCGTGACACTCTGTTGCGCGCCTGGAACGAATTTCTGGACACCTACCCGCTGATCGTGATGCCTTCCTCCACGCAGGTAGCGTTGCCGGTTGGCCTGGATATTCGTGGCGAGGATAGCGCGCCACTCATGCTCGACGCGCTGCGGTTTCAGCTGACCCTGCCCGTCCTCGGCCTGCCGGGGCTGGCGGTCCCGACGACGCCGGTGAATGGCTTGCCGATGGGGGTGCAGATCGTCTCGCGCCGTTTCCGCGAGGATCTCTGCCTCGATGCCGGCGAGGTTATCGAAGCGCACGCGGGTCAGCTCACACCGATCGAGCCACGCGGATCAGCTGCCGGTCAATAG
- a CDS encoding response regulator transcription factor: protein MADRVVIVDGDSLTAKLMCFALEDAGFEVAVAMCGEDAFDLVLTRETSLLILDINLPDTDGFALLSELRARRYAGPSIFVTARGGIADKLRGFALGAEDYIVKPFEPLELVARVACIIRRVRRADLMTMGTIVRAGDAELSIGELSYRSDAIDATSLTPTEMRILEVLMRNPTVAISRERLIERIWGYDFIGETNRVDVYIRRIRCKIEPDPDRPRYLHTVRGIGYLFRTEGSIQVDLSATPRKLKVVQAIPA, encoded by the coding sequence ATGGCTGACCGAGTAGTGATCGTCGATGGTGACTCACTTACCGCCAAACTCATGTGTTTCGCGCTCGAGGACGCCGGCTTTGAGGTGGCGGTCGCGATGTGCGGAGAAGACGCATTCGACCTGGTGCTGACCCGCGAGACCAGTCTGCTCATCCTTGATATCAATCTGCCCGACACTGACGGATTCGCGCTCCTCTCCGAGCTGCGGGCCAGGCGCTATGCCGGCCCGAGTATCTTTGTCACTGCGCGGGGGGGCATCGCCGATAAGCTGCGTGGCTTCGCATTGGGCGCCGAGGATTACATCGTCAAGCCATTCGAGCCGCTCGAGCTCGTCGCGCGGGTTGCGTGCATCATCCGGCGCGTCCGGCGGGCTGACCTGATGACGATGGGAACGATCGTCCGCGCTGGCGACGCCGAACTGTCGATCGGTGAGCTTTCCTACCGGAGCGATGCCATCGACGCGACCAGCCTGACCCCGACGGAGATGCGCATCCTCGAGGTGCTGATGCGCAACCCGACGGTCGCGATCTCTCGCGAACGTCTCATCGAACGAATCTGGGGGTACGACTTCATCGGCGAGACCAACCGCGTCGATGTCTATATCCGGCGCATCCGATGCAAGATCGAGCCGGACCCGGATCGCCCGCGCTATCTCCATACCGTCCGCGGCATCGGCTACCTCTTCCGCACTGAGGGCAGCATCCAGGTGGATCTGTCCGCGACGCCGCGCAAGCTGAAGGTTGTCCAGGCGATTCCAGCCTGA
- a CDS encoding MFS transporter has translation MTDDKQPQRAISWRRNLYALWIAQMLTIIGFSLRTPFLPFYIKDLGADSFASQALWAGVINAGGAAVMAISAPLWGIAADRFGRKPMVVRAMLAGSLTIGLMSLATSPWHLLILRFFEGGFTGTVTASTTLVAATTPREQMGFGLGMMQMAVFSGASVGPLFGGILADQIGYRPTFVVAGAMLFIGGVIVLTQVREQFTRPARGSIDEQSGQRLRALLLSSMMLAMVAVMVALRVASSAIQPIMPLYVEQLAHSTAAVATLAGLTLGIAGLTSAVASITLGRLADRIGQRPVLITCAIGVGLLYLPQAFASSVTQLIVLQGLFGIAAGGVMPTANAIVAHLTPAERRGAVFGFTAAATSLGGFVGPIGGASLAASLDIRYVFLTSGFLMLAVGAWVAHVVRDADFSDETTRPAG, from the coding sequence ATGACGGACGACAAGCAACCACAGCGAGCGATCTCATGGCGGCGCAATCTCTACGCGCTCTGGATCGCCCAGATGCTGACGATCATTGGCTTCAGCCTGCGGACTCCCTTTCTCCCCTTCTATATCAAGGATCTTGGCGCAGACTCATTTGCCAGCCAGGCGCTGTGGGCCGGCGTAATCAACGCCGGCGGCGCGGCAGTCATGGCCATCTCGGCGCCGCTCTGGGGCATCGCGGCCGACCGCTTCGGGCGCAAGCCGATGGTGGTCCGGGCGATGCTTGCCGGCTCGCTGACGATCGGACTGATGAGCCTGGCGACCAGCCCCTGGCACCTGCTGATCCTGCGCTTCTTCGAGGGCGGCTTCACCGGCACCGTCACCGCGTCTACGACACTGGTCGCCGCGACAACCCCGCGCGAGCAGATGGGGTTCGGGCTGGGAATGATGCAGATGGCGGTCTTCTCCGGAGCATCGGTTGGACCGCTCTTCGGCGGCATCCTGGCCGACCAGATCGGCTATCGCCCAACGTTCGTCGTCGCCGGCGCGATGCTCTTCATCGGTGGGGTGATCGTTCTTACCCAGGTTCGCGAACAGTTTACGCGGCCGGCGCGAGGCTCGATCGACGAGCAATCGGGCCAGCGACTGCGGGCGCTGCTGCTGTCGAGCATGATGCTGGCAATGGTCGCTGTGATGGTAGCGCTACGGGTAGCATCCAGTGCGATCCAGCCGATTATGCCCCTTTATGTCGAGCAGCTTGCTCATTCGACCGCAGCCGTGGCGACCCTCGCTGGCCTGACTCTCGGCATCGCCGGGCTGACCAGCGCCGTAGCATCAATCACCCTCGGCCGGCTGGCCGATCGGATCGGTCAACGCCCGGTCCTCATCACCTGCGCGATCGGAGTCGGGCTGCTCTACCTGCCGCAGGCATTCGCCAGCAGCGTTACCCAGCTGATCGTCCTGCAAGGGCTGTTTGGCATAGCCGCCGGAGGGGTGATGCCGACGGCGAATGCGATCGTCGCCCACCTGACGCCGGCCGAGCGACGCGGGGCCGTCTTCGGCTTTACCGCGGCGGCAACATCGCTCGGCGGATTCGTCGGCCCGATCGGCGGCGCCTCACTGGCTGCCAGCCTCGACATCCGCTACGTCTTCCTGACGAGCGGGTTTCTGATGCTCGCTGTCGGCGCCTGGGTCGCGCACGTCGTCCGCGACGCTGATTTCAGTGACGAGACGACGCGGCCGGCCGGCTAG